A section of the Streptomyces sp. NBC_00178 genome encodes:
- a CDS encoding enoyl-CoA hydratase/isomerase family protein has translation MSADEQFAVQEVSPSYWRVTFTNGEINLVDPDTVEQLAELITRIEQDPELSVVVFRSGNPDFFMAHWDMLSDRARVAAMKPGASGLHPYADNVYRLGRVPCVTVSEINGRARGAGSEFVLATDIRFAGPDAILGQFEVGVGSVPGGNPTGRLPRLVGRSRALEILLGADDFPADLAAAYGYVNRVLPGNELEQFVDTFARRIASFDKVALRKTKELVDAGTQPPVEEFGAALAAFFGTSGRPENTFRVKRLLDGGLQRADGVERDLGRQVADLS, from the coding sequence ATGAGCGCAGACGAGCAGTTCGCCGTCCAGGAGGTCAGCCCGTCCTACTGGAGGGTGACGTTCACCAACGGTGAGATCAATCTGGTGGATCCCGACACCGTGGAGCAGCTGGCCGAGCTGATCACCCGCATCGAGCAGGACCCCGAGCTGTCGGTCGTCGTGTTCAGGAGCGGCAACCCGGACTTCTTCATGGCGCACTGGGACATGCTGTCGGACCGCGCCCGTGTGGCCGCCATGAAGCCCGGTGCGTCCGGCCTGCACCCGTACGCCGACAACGTGTACCGGCTCGGCAGGGTGCCGTGCGTCACGGTCAGCGAGATCAACGGCCGTGCCCGCGGCGCCGGCAGCGAGTTCGTCCTGGCGACCGACATCCGTTTCGCCGGACCGGACGCCATCCTCGGGCAGTTCGAGGTGGGGGTCGGGTCCGTCCCGGGCGGGAACCCCACCGGCCGGCTGCCCCGTCTGGTCGGGCGGTCGCGGGCCCTGGAGATCCTGCTGGGTGCCGACGACTTCCCCGCCGATCTCGCGGCAGCCTACGGATACGTCAATCGCGTCCTGCCCGGGAACGAACTCGAGCAGTTCGTCGACACCTTCGCCCGCCGGATCGCCAGTTTCGACAAGGTGGCGCTGCGGAAGACCAAGGAGCTCGTCGACGCCGGCACCCAGCCTCCGGTCGAGGAGTTCGGTGCGGCGCTGGCAGCGTTCTTCGGCACCTCGGGCAGGCCCGAGAACACCTTCCGGGTGAAGCGGCTCCTGGACGGCGGCCTGCAGCGGGCGGACGGGGTGGAGCGCGACCTCGGCAGGCAGGTCGCGGACCTCTCCTGA
- a CDS encoding DUF3253 domain-containing protein, with product MTDSEERTAARLERTILDLLGDRRPGATICPSDAARAAYDGDDDGWRALMEPARAAARRLVAAGEVEITQAGRPVEPSEARGPIRIRRVH from the coding sequence GTGACGGACAGCGAGGAGCGGACGGCCGCACGCCTGGAGCGGACCATTCTGGATCTGCTCGGCGACCGTCGCCCGGGTGCCACGATCTGCCCCTCGGACGCCGCGCGGGCGGCGTACGACGGCGACGACGACGGCTGGCGGGCGCTCATGGAGCCGGCCCGGGCCGCGGCCCGGAGGCTTGTCGCGGCCGGCGAGGTGGAGATCACCCAGGCGGGCCGCCCCGTCGAGCCGTCCGAAGCCCGGGGACCGATCCGCATCCGACGCGTCCACTGA
- a CDS encoding MOSC and FAD-binding oxidoreductase domain-containing protein, translating into MGRLVSVNVGMPADVPWRGRTVHTGVYKRPVTGPRMVRRLNIDGDGQGDLGGHGGEERAVLVYQLDSYAFWKRRLGRGDLDPGGFGENLTVEGLADDQVCVGDRYRIGDALFEVTQPRVTCYRVGLRLGEPRMAALLVAHRRPGFYMRVLREGEIEAGQEIAKVASGPERMTIEEIDGVLYLPGHTREQVERALRIPALSPGWQGSMRALLEAADGADPAGSTGAVGLSEAAASPAPGWPGFRPLTVTAVRAESRRVRSLYLSAPDGTALPAAAPGQFLTVRLTPAGAGVPLIRSYSLSGEPGADAYRISVKREPHGSASAWLHDTVRVGDTLDTAAPRGSFRLVPGSDPVVLMSAGVGVTPVMAMLHALADERSPRPVWWLHGAHDSTEHPFAEEARSLLRDLPDAHATVFYSRPTATDRAGTDYDEAGRLSAERIRDLSLPDGADVYICGPAAFMSEASEALGEAGLAAGKVHTETFGSGASLTPGVTRPGAGRAPHPPEGMPQDGTQVSFARSGLSVRWGAAQGSLLELAEACDVPVRWSCRTGVCHTCELGLLAGAVDYDPEPVEPPAEGNVLICCSTPSEPVVLDL; encoded by the coding sequence ATGGGCAGGCTGGTCTCCGTCAACGTCGGAATGCCCGCGGACGTGCCGTGGCGCGGCCGGACCGTGCACACGGGGGTCTACAAGCGGCCCGTCACCGGTCCGCGGATGGTGCGCCGCCTCAACATCGACGGCGACGGACAGGGCGACCTCGGCGGGCACGGGGGTGAAGAGCGCGCCGTACTCGTCTACCAGCTCGACTCCTACGCCTTCTGGAAGAGGCGACTGGGGCGCGGCGATCTCGATCCCGGAGGCTTCGGGGAGAACCTCACCGTCGAGGGCCTTGCCGACGACCAGGTGTGTGTCGGAGACAGGTATCGCATCGGCGACGCGCTCTTCGAGGTCACCCAGCCCCGCGTCACCTGCTACCGGGTGGGGCTGCGCCTGGGCGAGCCCCGCATGGCCGCGCTGCTGGTCGCCCACCGGAGGCCGGGCTTCTACATGCGGGTCCTGCGGGAGGGTGAGATCGAGGCCGGTCAGGAGATCGCCAAGGTCGCGTCCGGGCCCGAGCGGATGACCATCGAGGAGATCGACGGGGTGCTCTACCTGCCCGGGCACACCCGCGAACAGGTCGAGCGCGCGCTGCGCATCCCCGCCCTCAGCCCCGGCTGGCAGGGATCGATGCGGGCGCTCCTGGAGGCCGCGGACGGCGCGGACCCGGCCGGCTCCACGGGCGCCGTGGGACTGAGCGAGGCCGCGGCGTCACCCGCACCCGGATGGCCGGGATTCCGCCCCCTGACGGTCACGGCGGTCCGTGCGGAGAGCCGGAGGGTCCGCTCGCTGTACCTGTCGGCGCCGGACGGAACAGCGCTGCCGGCCGCAGCGCCGGGACAGTTCCTGACGGTGAGGCTCACCCCCGCAGGAGCCGGCGTTCCGCTGATCCGGAGCTACTCGCTGTCGGGCGAACCCGGGGCCGACGCGTACCGCATCAGCGTGAAGCGCGAACCGCACGGTTCGGCCAGTGCCTGGCTCCACGACACGGTGCGCGTCGGGGACACGCTCGACACAGCGGCACCGCGCGGCAGCTTCCGGCTCGTGCCGGGCAGTGACCCGGTGGTGCTGATGTCGGCCGGAGTGGGTGTCACACCCGTCATGGCGATGCTGCACGCCCTCGCGGACGAACGGTCACCGCGGCCCGTGTGGTGGCTCCACGGCGCCCACGACAGCACGGAGCACCCGTTCGCCGAGGAGGCGCGCAGCCTGCTCAGGGATCTGCCTGACGCACATGCGACGGTGTTCTACAGCAGACCCACGGCCACGGACCGGGCAGGGACCGACTACGACGAGGCCGGCAGGCTGTCCGCCGAGCGGATCCGGGACCTGTCGCTCCCCGACGGTGCCGATGTGTACATCTGCGGACCCGCAGCCTTCATGAGCGAGGCTTCGGAGGCGCTGGGTGAGGCGGGACTCGCCGCGGGGAAGGTCCACACGGAGACCTTCGGTTCGGGCGCGAGCCTCACGCCCGGTGTGACGCGGCCCGGAGCCGGCCGTGCGCCGCACCCGCCGGAGGGCATGCCGCAGGACGGAACGCAGGTCTCCTTCGCACGCAGCGGGCTGAGCGTCCGCTGGGGGGCGGCCCAGGGGTCGCTCCTGGAACTGGCGGAGGCATGCGACGTCCCCGTCCGGTGGTCGTGCCGCACGGGCGTCTGCCACACCTGCGAACTGGGCCTGCTCGCGGGGGCCGTGGACTACGACCCCGAACCCGTCGAGCCGCCGGCGGAGGGCAACGTCCTCATCTGCTGCTCCACGCCGTCCGAGCCGGTGGTCCTCGACCTGTGA
- a CDS encoding WxL protein peptidoglycan domain-containing protein: MHAPVTHRLIRILSLARTAVPVLLAALGLACLPAGPARAAEGAATWTVRTGVNSYGDDRSSFSYAVNPGGRIKDSMVVANHGRTPLELAVYAADGYTTDAGQLDLLTKDEKSVGVGAWIRSSTSAVVIAPGRTAEVPFTADVPADATPGDYVGGILTSLKQSGDAQGINVDRRLGIRVALRVGGTLTPHLRIEDAHVDYAGSPSPFAKGDATLTYRIHNTGNTVLSGRQAASVSGPFGWFRTGAGPIAAPPELLPGESRDVTVHVHGVAPAFRLAATVTLTPSLTDASGSVTPLAPVRITAHGWAVPWTPMLAVVLLGAAAAVTAVLARRRRAQRLRREDTLVRQAVERALGDLTKQEG, encoded by the coding sequence ATGCACGCGCCCGTCACGCACCGACTCATCCGCATCCTGAGCCTCGCCCGCACCGCCGTGCCGGTGCTGCTCGCCGCCCTCGGGCTCGCCTGCCTGCCGGCCGGGCCCGCCCGCGCCGCGGAGGGTGCCGCCACCTGGACGGTCCGCACCGGTGTGAACAGCTACGGCGACGACCGCTCCAGCTTCAGCTACGCCGTCAACCCGGGCGGGCGGATCAAGGACTCCATGGTCGTCGCCAACCACGGCAGGACCCCGCTCGAACTCGCCGTCTACGCCGCCGACGGGTACACCACCGACGCGGGGCAGCTCGACCTGCTCACCAAGGACGAGAAGTCCGTCGGCGTCGGTGCCTGGATCCGCTCCAGCACGTCCGCCGTCGTGATCGCGCCCGGCAGGACCGCCGAAGTCCCGTTCACGGCGGACGTCCCGGCCGACGCCACGCCCGGAGACTACGTGGGCGGCATCCTCACCTCCCTGAAGCAGTCCGGCGACGCCCAGGGGATCAACGTGGACCGCCGCCTCGGGATCCGGGTCGCACTCCGGGTCGGCGGCACGCTCACGCCGCACCTCCGGATCGAGGACGCGCACGTGGACTACGCGGGCTCGCCCAGCCCGTTCGCCAAGGGCGACGCCACCCTCACCTACAGGATCCACAACACCGGGAACACCGTCCTTTCCGGACGCCAGGCTGCGTCCGTCTCCGGGCCCTTCGGCTGGTTCCGGACCGGGGCGGGCCCCATCGCCGCGCCGCCCGAACTGCTGCCGGGCGAGAGCCGTGACGTCACGGTGCACGTCCACGGCGTCGCACCCGCGTTCAGGCTCGCCGCGACCGTGACCCTGACGCCGTCACTCACCGACGCCTCCGGGTCCGTCACACCGCTCGCCCCGGTCCGGATCACGGCCCACGGATGGGCCGTCCCCTGGACACCGATGCTGGCGGTCGTCCTTCTCGGCGCCGCTGCCGCCGTGACGGCCGTCCTCGCGCGCCGACGACGGGCACAGCGCCTGCGGCGTGAGGACACCCTCGTACGCCAGGCCGTCGAGCGGGCGCTCGGCGACCTGACGAAGCAGGAGGGCTGA
- a CDS encoding metallophosphoesterase family protein, producing MNLSTSTQASGLVRRRVATGVTAAVLGVSVALGSGLASPATAAEPAALTGIILGVGANETQRTVTWYSSADTAQTLQVSPTAELVNGELPPGAAAFGATGSANIAASGGFNRHATITNLKENTAYSYRVGSVGNWSPTYSFTTQDFEGDYDFLFLGDPQIGASGNALKDQAGWEDTLKIATGANPDAELLVSGGDHVESANNEAQWNSFLAPDQLRQYPLVATIGNHDVGGKAYEQHHFTPNTDRSAPYYDNGNPAGSKSGGDYWFIHKDVLFIDLNSNSYNPSSGGGGDAAHVKYVTDVINKHGSEAKWKVLVFHHSIYSPADHSKDNDNRTRRQDFTTAFSDLGVDMVLQGHDHSYSRSYLIKNGRKADPAEQPGAAEVYPGPGGVLYVTANTASGSKYYDIEKPNPADTDPNGIGPDPLDPDKHWYNSVENQEHVRSYVKVQVRADKLVLEDVRSGTCAAPNPSVENGNWCNNTPANQPVGSIVDKVTVHPYHGDSQSLQVNVPNPAPGEFGWTIDGYNGLVDLGTAKEHGGDHFEATGKINPLLVSDSRRSLSPWSVSANVSDFQDAGKTFSGANLGWSPYVLDGGAGAKAGAPVASGYDDKGKGLVVSRGLGSAEQGHARGSARLGADLDLKIPDSVQKGAYRATLTITALSS from the coding sequence ATGAATTTGAGCACCTCGACGCAAGCCTCCGGGCTTGTGCGGCGCCGTGTGGCCACCGGGGTCACCGCGGCAGTTCTGGGCGTGTCCGTCGCGCTCGGCAGCGGACTGGCGTCTCCCGCCACCGCCGCCGAGCCCGCCGCGCTCACCGGCATCATCCTCGGCGTCGGCGCGAACGAGACCCAGCGCACCGTGACGTGGTACTCCTCGGCCGACACCGCCCAGACACTCCAGGTCTCCCCGACCGCGGAACTCGTCAACGGTGAACTCCCTCCCGGCGCGGCTGCCTTCGGCGCCACCGGGTCGGCGAACATAGCAGCGAGCGGCGGCTTCAACCGCCACGCCACGATCACCAACCTCAAGGAGAACACGGCGTACTCCTACCGCGTCGGTTCCGTCGGCAACTGGTCGCCGACGTACTCCTTCACGACGCAGGACTTCGAGGGCGACTACGACTTCCTGTTCCTCGGCGACCCGCAGATCGGGGCCTCCGGCAACGCGCTGAAGGACCAGGCGGGCTGGGAGGACACCCTCAAGATCGCCACCGGGGCCAACCCGGACGCCGAACTCCTGGTCTCCGGCGGCGACCACGTCGAGAGCGCCAACAACGAAGCCCAGTGGAACTCCTTCCTGGCACCCGACCAGCTCCGCCAGTACCCGCTGGTCGCCACCATCGGCAACCACGACGTCGGTGGCAAGGCCTACGAGCAGCACCACTTCACCCCGAACACCGACCGCTCGGCCCCGTACTACGACAACGGGAACCCGGCCGGGAGCAAGTCCGGCGGTGACTACTGGTTCATCCACAAGGATGTCCTGTTCATCGACCTCAACAGCAACAGCTACAACCCCTCGTCGGGCGGTGGCGGTGACGCGGCCCACGTCAAGTACGTGACCGACGTCATCAACAAGCACGGCTCCGAGGCGAAGTGGAAGGTGCTGGTCTTCCACCACTCGATCTACTCGCCCGCGGACCACTCCAAGGACAACGACAACAGGACCCGGCGCCAGGACTTCACGACCGCCTTCTCCGACCTCGGCGTCGACATGGTCCTCCAGGGCCACGACCACAGCTACTCCCGCAGCTACCTCATCAAGAACGGCCGCAAGGCCGACCCCGCGGAGCAGCCCGGCGCGGCCGAGGTGTACCCCGGGCCCGGCGGTGTCCTGTACGTGACGGCCAACACGGCGTCGGGCTCGAAGTACTACGACATCGAGAAGCCGAACCCCGCCGACACGGACCCCAACGGGATCGGCCCGGACCCGCTGGATCCGGACAAGCACTGGTACAACTCCGTGGAGAACCAGGAGCACGTCCGCAGCTACGTCAAGGTCCAGGTCAGGGCCGACAAGCTGGTCCTCGAGGACGTCCGCAGCGGCACGTGCGCCGCACCGAACCCGTCCGTCGAGAACGGCAACTGGTGCAACAACACACCGGCGAACCAGCCGGTCGGCTCGATCGTCGACAAGGTCACGGTGCACCCGTACCACGGCGACAGCCAGTCCCTCCAGGTCAACGTGCCGAACCCCGCTCCCGGTGAGTTCGGCTGGACGATCGACGGCTACAACGGTCTGGTGGACCTCGGTACCGCCAAGGAGCACGGCGGCGACCACTTCGAGGCCACGGGCAAGATCAACCCGCTCCTGGTCTCGGACAGCCGCCGCTCGCTCTCCCCGTGGTCGGTCTCGGCCAACGTGAGCGACTTCCAGGACGCGGGCAAGACGTTCTCCGGCGCCAACCTCGGCTGGAGCCCGTACGTCCTCGACGGCGGTGCGGGCGCGAAGGCGGGCGCCCCCGTCGCCTCCGGCTACGACGACAAGGGCAAGGGCCTGGTCGTCTCGCGCGGCCTCGGCTCGGCCGAGCAGGGCCACGCCCGCGGCTCGGCCCGGCTCGGCGCCGACCTGGATCTCAAGATCCCGGACAGCGTCCAGAAGGGTGCCTACCGCGCCACCCTCACGATCACCGCACTGAGCAGCTGA
- a CDS encoding HupE/UreJ family protein, whose translation MSQRIRRALVGVVAVLIAILSTAAQPASAHGFTSTAYADVTSGDGGHIRTELALEYDLLVVSAADSEKDDPLFRAGTAAFESGDTAGQAAALDGHAKSVTAYVGRHFSLTSDGKDCAPRRSGGFSMGQREGVPYAGLVVDWACAGGGRAHEVRSGLFPDAEGFVKGTKTIVTYTIDGHSGSAALDAAHPSFSTAQTWYERFWEFFRLGAEHLLSGIDHILFLLALIAGSRRLREIVLAATSFTLAHSVTFMLAALGLVEVPARAVEPVIALSIAVVAGWYLWRIWRQGDHATDLEPAGDGHFSLDRAGWTRLGVVFCFGLVHGLGFAGALGIDEAWSWTLLWSLLVFNIGIEVVQLTIIAAVFPLLVLLRGRAPTAGLRVTGAVSAGVAVMGMVWCVQRLLGA comes from the coding sequence ATGTCACAGCGGATCCGCCGCGCCCTCGTGGGTGTCGTCGCGGTACTGATCGCGATCCTGAGCACCGCCGCCCAGCCGGCCTCCGCCCATGGATTCACCTCGACCGCCTACGCCGACGTGACGTCGGGCGACGGCGGCCACATACGCACGGAACTCGCGCTCGAATACGACCTGCTCGTCGTGTCCGCCGCGGACTCCGAGAAGGACGACCCTCTGTTCAGGGCCGGCACCGCGGCATTCGAGTCGGGGGACACGGCGGGGCAGGCGGCGGCCCTGGACGGCCATGCGAAGTCCGTGACGGCCTACGTCGGCCGCCACTTCTCGCTGACGTCCGACGGCAAGGACTGCGCGCCGCGGCGGAGCGGCGGCTTCTCGATGGGGCAGCGCGAAGGTGTGCCGTACGCCGGACTCGTCGTCGACTGGGCCTGCGCGGGCGGAGGCCGTGCCCATGAGGTGCGCAGCGGTCTGTTCCCCGATGCCGAGGGCTTCGTCAAGGGCACGAAGACGATCGTCACGTATACGATCGACGGCCACTCGGGCAGCGCCGCTCTCGATGCCGCCCACCCGTCCTTCTCGACGGCGCAGACGTGGTACGAGCGCTTCTGGGAGTTCTTCCGCCTGGGCGCGGAGCACCTGTTGAGCGGAATCGACCACATCCTGTTCCTGCTGGCGCTCATCGCGGGGTCGCGGCGGCTGCGCGAGATCGTGCTCGCGGCCACGAGCTTCACACTCGCCCACTCGGTGACCTTCATGCTCGCCGCCCTCGGCCTGGTCGAGGTGCCCGCGCGCGCCGTGGAACCCGTGATCGCCCTGTCGATCGCCGTGGTGGCCGGGTGGTACCTGTGGCGGATATGGCGGCAGGGCGATCACGCCACCGACCTCGAACCCGCCGGGGACGGGCACTTCAGCCTGGACCGCGCGGGCTGGACGCGCCTCGGTGTCGTGTTCTGCTTCGGTCTCGTGCACGGCCTGGGTTTCGCGGGCGCGCTGGGCATCGACGAAGCGTGGTCATGGACGCTGCTGTGGTCACTGCTGGTCTTCAACATCGGTATCGAGGTGGTGCAGTTGACCATCATCGCCGCCGTCTTCCCCCTGCTGGTCCTGCTGCGCGGACGCGCGCCCACGGCGGGCCTCCGGGTCACGGGAGCGGTTTCGGCGGGTGTGGCGGTCATGGGAATGGTGTGGTGCGTGCAACGTCTCCTCGGTGCCTGA
- a CDS encoding Gfo/Idh/MocA family protein, translating to MPGIPAVSRRLLLGGTLATGAAAAGLGPGSAAAAEAAPAQAVPAAAPGRRPGQKSMINVPFEPYRTVRVGVIGLGNRGSFMTTGWSVVPGCVVTAVCDIRADRAARTADGLVAAGKPRPAEYGGSAEAYARMLRRDDIDLVYIATPWEFHFEQGKAALLAGKHAVVELPVATELHELWDLVDTSERTRRNLMLSENCSYGRNELAMLKMAHEGLFGDVTNGHGGYLHDLRELLFSDTYYTDAWRRRWHTRSTASFYAMHGLAPIAAAMDINRGDRMTTLKATATAPKGLADYRERFVPRSHPSWRETYINGDLVSCAIETANGRTIRAEHDVSSPRPYSRINSLAGSRGIFEDYAGTSATGGRIYVEPDHGGHTWRDFDTYLKEFDHWLWKKIGDDAASNGGHGGMDYVLQWRTVQLMRAGLVPDIDVYDSASWCAPVPLSVMSLEKEGRPVAVPDFTRGSWVNLRTGLDSRSTDMPPAS from the coding sequence ATGCCCGGAATCCCCGCCGTCTCACGTCGCTTGCTACTCGGAGGAACACTGGCCACGGGAGCCGCCGCTGCCGGCCTCGGACCCGGGTCGGCCGCTGCCGCCGAAGCGGCACCGGCACAAGCGGTGCCGGCCGCGGCCCCGGGCCGCCGGCCGGGTCAGAAGTCGATGATCAACGTGCCGTTCGAGCCGTACAGGACGGTCCGGGTCGGTGTGATCGGGCTGGGCAACCGGGGCTCGTTCATGACCACGGGCTGGTCCGTGGTTCCCGGCTGTGTCGTCACGGCCGTGTGCGACATCCGCGCGGACCGCGCCGCACGCACGGCCGACGGGCTGGTCGCCGCCGGCAAGCCCCGCCCCGCCGAGTACGGCGGATCGGCGGAGGCGTACGCCAGGATGCTGCGGCGTGACGACATCGACCTCGTCTACATCGCCACCCCGTGGGAGTTCCACTTCGAACAGGGCAAGGCCGCCCTGCTGGCCGGCAAGCACGCGGTCGTGGAACTGCCGGTCGCGACCGAACTGCACGAGCTGTGGGACCTCGTGGACACCTCGGAGCGCACCCGCCGGAATCTGATGCTGTCGGAGAACTGCAGCTACGGCCGCAACGAGCTGGCCATGCTGAAGATGGCGCACGAGGGACTGTTCGGCGACGTCACGAACGGCCACGGCGGCTATCTGCACGACCTGCGTGAACTGCTCTTCTCGGACACGTACTACACCGACGCGTGGCGGCGGCGCTGGCACACCCGCAGTACGGCGTCCTTCTACGCCATGCACGGGCTGGCGCCGATCGCCGCGGCGATGGACATCAACCGCGGCGACCGCATGACGACGCTCAAGGCGACCGCGACCGCCCCGAAGGGGCTCGCCGACTACCGGGAGCGCTTCGTACCCAGGTCGCACCCGTCGTGGCGCGAGACGTACATCAACGGCGACCTGGTCAGCTGTGCGATCGAGACGGCCAACGGCAGGACCATCAGGGCCGAGCACGACGTGAGTTCACCGCGTCCGTACAGCCGTATCAACTCGCTCGCGGGCAGCCGCGGGATCTTCGAGGACTACGCCGGCACGTCGGCCACCGGCGGACGCATCTACGTCGAGCCGGACCACGGGGGCCACACGTGGCGGGACTTCGACACGTACCTCAAGGAGTTCGACCACTGGCTCTGGAAGAAGATCGGCGACGATGCCGCGAGCAACGGCGGCCACGGGGGCATGGACTACGTACTCCAGTGGCGCACCGTGCAGCTGATGCGTGCGGGACTGGTGCCGGACATCGACGTGTACGACTCTGCCTCCTGGTGCGCCCCGGTCCCCCTGAGTGTCATGTCCCTGGAAAAGGAGGGCCGGCCGGTCGCGGTCCCGGACTTCACACGAGGAAGTTGGGTCAACCTCCGCACCGGCCTCGACTCGCGCAGCACGGACATGCCGCCGGCGTCGTGA
- a CDS encoding NEW3 domain-containing protein, whose protein sequence is MRPARRFGPLRTLAAVVAAVGVTALMPAQATASVREVPAVVATTEVTTEATTEVTIAPVDLEGPAISAVTVTVRNSGPQRLRSLEVAFAGPKGWAVQPAVRSVGGSLAAGASADASFRIQVPEKRPGFVIRTFTATATYKGGDGRGTATGTRTERSGSPQTNLAAAYNNVGITDESATGPGDYDGEGNSFSAQRLAAAGLPRGARVEALGAELTWPDVAAGTKDNVSSGGQAVELDGSGGKLVFLGSGVTSAATGNATVHYTDGTSSTGTIGFPNWSFDPADAHGATLVKSTDGRNRPDGYGNATVQYRVFAHSIPLDPSRTPDFVVLPANADIHIFAMAIAA, encoded by the coding sequence ATGAGACCAGCACGACGGTTCGGTCCGCTCAGAACACTGGCGGCGGTGGTCGCGGCTGTGGGCGTGACCGCCCTCATGCCCGCCCAGGCGACGGCGTCCGTCCGGGAGGTCCCGGCCGTGGTGGCGACCACCGAGGTGACCACCGAGGCAACCACCGAGGTGACCATCGCACCCGTGGACCTCGAGGGTCCCGCCATCTCGGCGGTGACGGTCACGGTCAGGAACTCCGGCCCGCAGCGCCTTCGTTCACTCGAAGTGGCCTTCGCGGGACCGAAGGGCTGGGCCGTACAGCCGGCCGTGCGCAGCGTCGGCGGTTCGCTCGCGGCCGGCGCGTCGGCCGACGCGTCCTTCCGGATCCAGGTCCCTGAGAAGCGCCCGGGCTTCGTCATCCGTACGTTCACCGCGACCGCGACGTACAAGGGCGGCGACGGCCGGGGCACGGCGACCGGCACCCGCACCGAGCGCTCCGGCTCCCCGCAGACGAACCTGGCGGCGGCGTACAACAACGTCGGCATCACGGACGAATCGGCGACCGGGCCGGGCGACTACGACGGCGAGGGGAACAGCTTCTCCGCCCAACGCCTGGCGGCGGCGGGCCTGCCGCGCGGCGCGAGGGTCGAGGCACTGGGAGCCGAACTCACCTGGCCGGACGTGGCGGCGGGTACGAAGGACAACGTGTCCAGCGGCGGTCAGGCGGTGGAGCTCGACGGGAGCGGCGGCAAGCTGGTCTTCCTCGGCTCGGGTGTCACGAGCGCCGCGACGGGGAACGCCACCGTCCACTACACCGACGGCACGTCGAGCACCGGGACGATCGGCTTCCCGAACTGGTCCTTCGACCCGGCGGACGCACACGGCGCCACACTGGTGAAGTCGACGGACGGACGCAACCGGCCGGACGGCTACGGCAATGCCACGGTGCAGTACCGGGTGTTCGCCCACTCGATCCCGCTCGACCCGTCCAGAACGCCCGACTTCGTGGTCCTGCCCGCGAACGCCGATATCCACATCTTCGCCATGGCGATCGCCGCGTGA
- a CDS encoding class I SAM-dependent methyltransferase: protein MTAQREPLRTWTVYGQRQLDRGHVPPVPERIDWGFWPGVGPGAELLGDLSGKRVLDIGSGPGHHAVHLARAHGALVDGVDASPTQHERATRTYPAEPGVRFVCADIAEHLDRVEPYEAAYGLRTFGCVDPLHLLPALRDGLADGATLVFSALHTDHEGRGPAATVSPRSGFIRLRDEEPIPVQIWALTPDCWTGLLTAHGFAVDRVELIRAPEPRDPVVVQLIRAVRRHTAD from the coding sequence ATGACCGCACAACGGGAACCTCTGCGGACCTGGACCGTCTACGGACAGCGGCAGCTGGACCGCGGCCACGTACCGCCCGTACCCGAGCGCATCGACTGGGGGTTCTGGCCGGGCGTCGGTCCGGGGGCCGAACTGCTCGGAGACCTCAGCGGAAAGCGCGTCCTCGACATCGGCTCCGGGCCTGGCCACCACGCGGTCCACCTGGCCCGCGCCCACGGTGCCCTGGTGGACGGCGTGGACGCGTCGCCGACCCAGCACGAGCGCGCCACGAGGACCTATCCCGCAGAACCGGGAGTGCGGTTCGTCTGCGCCGACATCGCCGAGCATCTGGACCGCGTCGAACCGTACGAGGCCGCCTACGGCCTCCGCACCTTCGGCTGTGTCGACCCGCTCCATCTCCTGCCGGCGCTGCGCGACGGACTGGCCGACGGCGCGACCCTCGTCTTCTCCGCGCTCCACACCGACCATGAGGGTCGAGGACCGGCCGCCACGGTGTCACCTCGGTCCGGCTTCATCCGGCTCCGCGACGAGGAACCCATCCCGGTGCAGATCTGGGCTCTCACCCCCGACTGCTGGACGGGCCTGCTCACCGCACACGGCTTCGCCGTGGACCGGGTGGAGCTGATCCGGGCGCCGGAACCCCGGGATCCCGTAGTGGTCCAGCTCATCCGCGCCGTGCGTCGGCACACGGCTGACTGA